In the Ascaphus truei isolate aAscTru1 unplaced genomic scaffold, aAscTru1.hap1 HAP1_SCAFFOLD_1162, whole genome shotgun sequence genome, gtctctggTGACAATGGTCACAAAACATGTCAGTTCCTATACACAGTGCTAATAGTGACATTACATAGTTATGTAACACACAGGGTGACTAATAAAATAACCTAATCTTCCAttaatatcacatatatatattttttgtaaccgacaaataaacatatttttaacacttcccaattgtattataaagcttaaacaaaatagatgtttgattattacattattaaaatatatttactgtcatTCACATGATGTGTATGTTACTATGATTGTTTTTAGAAAACATAATGTTACATACATATCATTATAAACTATTCATTTGCAGAACAGATTGAATACAAAACTTTTCGAATCTCCCATTTAATAACCAATATTCATAACTGACAATGGAATAATACAGAGCTTAGTACCGGGGAAATGGAACAACATGAAATAGCAATGTACACTGCTCAGGAATTATTGTGCTACTTGTACATATATAGTGAATCCCCAGacaatgtttatatatttatatgcacattATTTTAAACTGATACTGTAGAATAATATGTCCTTAGTGTCACTGTATGAGGATGGAGGTTGCACATTTAGTCTGAGCAAAGTAAAAGTGACAGAAATAGACAGATATGAATGAAATCTGGCAAATCCCAGGCTACAGAGCCGAACTTTCACCCATTATTCCTAATTGTGTTTGTACTTTCCCAGCAGAAAAATGATACAGCAGTGAAGAGAATATAATTCCTTATAAATTGCATgcaagaaggggggatgtgagtaaTAATTAGGAgataaaatgcccttttcttgcAGCCTCAGAAACACAAAGTCAGAGCAGTGTTTGTGATCCGGGAGGATGAGAgtcaggggcggggcttagtgatTATACCCAATGAGAAAGAAGCTCACTCCGATaactaaccaatcacagagcagcaggctctCTATATAAGTCCCGGCAGGTCCCCGCCCCCAGTATAACTTTCTGTCAGTGTGTTGGGATATTTTacctgcagctgcaatggccgagaccgctcctgctcctcctcctccagctgaaagcgccgccaagaagaagcagccgaaGAAAGCGGCCGGAGCCTCGAAAAGCCGCCCAGCAAAGTCCGGTCCCAGCGCGTCCGATCTGATAGTGAGAGCTGTGTCCGCCTCTAAGGAGCGCAGCGGGGTCTCCCTGTCCGCTCTGAAGAAGGCTCTGGCTGCAGGAGGCTACGACGTGGAGAAGAATAACAGCCGCCTGAAGCTGGCTCTCAAGGGCTTGGTGAGCAAGGAAACCCTGATCCAGCTGAAAGGGAGCGGAGCCTCCGGATCGTTCAAGCTGAATAAGAAGCAGctggagagcaaggagaaggcggccAAGAAAAAGGATGTGGGGAAACCCAAGAAGCCAGTGGCAAAGAAACCCGCCAAGTCCCCCAAGAAACCCAAAAAGGCTCCGGCGGGAGTGAAGAAAAGCCCCAAAAAGGTCAAGAAACCGGCGGCCGCCAAGAAGCCAGCAAAAAGCCCGAAGAAGTCTAAAGCTGCCAAGCCCAGGAAGGCTGTGAAGAGCCCGGCGGCTAAAAAGGCTGCGAAGCCAAAAGCTGCTAAGAGTCCAGCTAAGGCCAAGGCAGCCAAACCCAAAGCAGCAAAGCCCAAGAGGGCGGCAGCTCCTAAGAAGTGAGACCGAGAACTTCAGCCTCttacaaacacaaaggctcttttaagagccaccacaaCCCCACTTAGAGAGCTGTGCACATAATGTGTAACTGGGAATGTTTCTCCAATTTATCCCATGCAGGGGTTTGTGTTACACTGCCAGAGCATAAGTGTATATGCATTGATACTGCGAGCACTGTAAGGTGCATGTGTAAGTTTGTAGTCCCTAACCTATTTCACGAATACATTTTTTCTCAGACAAACTGACATATTAGGTGACATTATGGTTTTGTGTCTACATAATATTCACATACACGgtttatataaaattaaaaaaagtgtaGTTTACATCAGAAAAACGTATTTATCACCATGTTATTAAAAAAAGTGTTTACATCACATTGAAAGCATCAAGCACATGCTATTCCCTAACACTTCAGTTTGATCACCAGTGGCACATGGGAGCGGGACATTTACAGGTTTGTCTTTACGTGCACCCATATACAGCATGAAATGGTGACTATGCATGCAAGTCTATATATCACATGACAAAGAATA is a window encoding:
- the LOC142475324 gene encoding histone H1-like; protein product: MAETAPAPPPPAESAAKKKQPKKAAGASKSRPAKSGPSASDLIVRAVSASKERSGVSLSALKKALAAGGYDVEKNNSRLKLALKGLVSKETLIQLKGSGASGSFKLNKKQLESKEKAAKKKDVGKPKKPVAKKPAKSPKKPKKAPAGVKKSPKKVKKPAAAKKPAKSPKKSKAAKPRKAVKSPAAKKAAKPKAAKSPAKAKAAKPKAAKPKRAAAPKK